From the Fusarium oxysporum Fo47 chromosome X, complete sequence genome, the window TTCTGAGTCAGGTGGCGCCGTTCATTCACATgttcgctgctgctgctggcgcTTCTGACCGGTTGCAATCAGTCATCAATAGGGACTCACTTATTGACGGCACGTCAGACAAGGGCGATAAATCCGCTCCGTTTGGTGAAGAAGACATTGTCTTCCGTGACGTTCACTTCTCCTATCCGTCTCGCCCTGATGCTCCTGTATTGAATGGAATCAATCTGAACATCCCTCCTCGACAGCATACTGCGATCGTAGGGCCATCTGGGGGTGGCAAGTCTACAGTGGTTTCTCTTCTGGAACGTTTCTACGACCCAGCATCCGGTGAATTACTGATCGGTAGCCACCGCTTCCAGGACTTGAATGTCAAATACCTTCGAGGCAGCATCGGATATGTGCAGCAGGAGCCAACACTATTCAATCGCTCTATTCTTGAAAATATTGCCGATGGGTTAATGAACTCGTCTAACGAAAATCATAAGGAGCTCACTTCCGCTGTCCTGGGCTGCGCTCTGGCTGACCTAGCGGCGAGCATACGCAATGGCACACCGGAGAACGAAGCTCTAAAGGTACATAACCACAACGTAGCCAGGGTTGTGGAGCTGGTTCGACACGCCGCGGCAAGTGCAAATGCTTTGACATTCATTGAAACGCTCCCACACGGCCTTGCCACCAACACAGGGTCCGCCGGAAGTCAACTGAGTGGTGGGCAGAAACAGCGAATTGCTTTAGCACGCGCTCTGGTTCGTGAGCCCTCACTTCTCATTCTCGACGAGGCAACGGCGGCATTGGATTCAACTAGCGAGAGTCTGATCCATGATGCTTTGGCCAAACTTCAAGACCGTATTACCATGGTATCGATCGCTCATCGACTAGCAACCGCCAAAGATGCACACAAAATTGTGGTGATCGACAAAGGCAAAGTGGTAGAGCAAGGTCCTCACACTGAACTGGTTGCCAAAGGTGGCGCTTATGCTAAAATGGTCGAGTTCCAGAACCTCGATACACTGGAAACGCCAGCCAAACCTGAAGATAGTGTAAGCCGCGACAGCCGTGCTATCCGCAACACGTCACCTGATTATGGGAGCAAGGAGATGACGGTCGAGGATAGCGCTGTCAAGACCCCAGTTGAGGAAACGAAGAAGGAAACCGGCTCAGACAAGACGGTAGAGGAGTCGGACAAATCAACACCTCCCAGGTGGTTCACTATCAAGTTCGCATTTGCATTGGTCCGCCCTAATCTGGGTTATCTGATTCTCGGCCTCTCTGCGTCTGTCATCATTGGTGGTAGTTACATTTCGGAAGCTGTCATCTTCGGGCACACCGTCAACAGCTTGAGCCCTTGTGGAGGGGCAGATAAAATCCGCCATGGTGGTCAGTTGTACGGACTtctgttcttcatcatggctctgGTAGAGTTCTCCGCAAACGTCGTCGGTGGATGTGCGTTTGGTTGGGCGGCCGAGAAGATCCTGACCCGGATCCGAATCCTctctcttcaatctctctTAAGTCAGACCATAAGATGGCACGGTATGGATGATCGAACTCCTGGCACACTGATAAGTTACATCGTTAGCGATGCCAGTTCGCTGAGCAATATTACTGGGTCTACCGTTGGCCTCATTCTCGCTGCCGCTGTCAACCTGGTTGCTGGACTCGTTGTCTCCTTCGTCCTCGCATGGAAGATTGCCATCGTACTCGCACCGTGCATTCCGGTACTCCTTGTTTCTGGCATAATGAAGCTCCGGACGCAAGCGAAGTTCGCTGAGAGACATCAAAAGGCATTCGCGGAAGCAACTTCGATCACTGTTGAGGCCATTGACAACATTCGGATAGTGTCGGCTTTCTCTCTGGAGACAGAGTCAAACGTTCGGTATGAGCACGCATTGCGAGAACCATACCACGAGACACTGCGTTCAATTGCATACAGCAATGTTTTCCTGGCTTTGGCTTTCAGTATCAGTAACCTTGTGTATGCCCTGGCTTATTGGTGGGGTACTCGGCAAGTGGTGGCTGGGCTCTATTCCCAGACCCAATTCTTCATTATTCTTCCTGCTCTCCTGTTCAGTACCCAATCATGCAGTCAGATGTTCGCTCTTGCACCTGACATTTCCAAGGCGGGACTTGCTGCGGCTAATATCACAAAGCTGCTGACTACGCGGTCGGCAGATGACGAGCTGAACCCCCAAAGCCCCGGTCAGAAACACAGTGCCTACAAATTGCTTCTTTCTGAAGAGTCTCATGACACGGAGGCGGCAGACTCGAGCGTCCCAGTTTCATCCGGCTCAGGTATGAATGTTCAGTTGCGTGACATACACTTCGAGTACCCATCACGACCTGGGCATCCAGTCCTTTGTGGCGTCAACTTGAACATCCAGGCTGGCCAATTCTGTGCTTTAGCTGGTCCCAGTGGCTCGGGAAAGTCCACCATTTTTGCAATATTGGAGCGATTCTACCGCCCTAACCGTGGAGCCGTGGTCATGGACGGGATCGATATCACGCGCCAGCTTGGAACCGAGTTTCGGGACGACATAGCGCTTGTTCCGCAAGAAAACGTGCTTTTCGAGGGTTCCGTCACCTTCAATCTAGGTCTAGGCGCCCGGCCTGGCCaccagccaagccaagagGATATAGAAGAAGCCTGTCGCGCGGCCAGTATTCACGAGGTAATCATGAGCTTGCCCCAAGGTTATGATACACCATGTAGCCACGATGGCAAGCAGTTCTCTGGTGGCCAGCGTCAGCGACTATCAATCGCTCGTGCTCTGCTGCGCCGTCCACGCCTGCTATTGCTTGATGAGTCCACCAGCGCTTTGGATGGTGAGTCTGAGAGGCGGATTCAAGATTCGCTTATGGCTTTGCGAGGGCGCACGACCATTATCGCCATTGCGCATCGACTGAATACTATCCAGCACGCAGACTGCATCTACCTGATCGAGGCGGGCCAGTGCGTGGAGCAGGGTACTCATCTTGAGCTCATTGAACGCAGCGAAACATATCGCTCAAGCGTCATTCAACAATCCATCCAATCCTAGATAAATCGCCATAGAAGCTGTTTTAGAAGCTATTCGCTACACCACCGTAAAATGTAATATCAGCCTCATCTCCAATCTACTTTTTACAACAGACCAGTGTATTATATGACCATCACCGATACCGGATCATAACACGGACCTTAAGTCGCAGTTCGTGAATTGGGTTATCAATCGCATCTAAGCATTACCTAATAGTTCAGGATCAGCCATGAATGTGCTAATGCTCCGCATATAAACCTTGCGGACTATTCTTCAATTTAGTTCTCAATGGCTGTTGCCTTACGAATCAATTCTGCAAGGATAACAAATATTAGCAGGTGCATGTTATTGGACCGGATAATCCAAGATAGAGGCCGCTCGGGGGTAGCTCCATCATGCAGATGTTAGGGATTGGTCCCCATCAACCGGCCACTTAAACAAGGATCGCGATTCACAAAGCGTGTTACCCCTGCGATCTGTCATGTCAGTTGGAGATCGTGATCCGGCCCGAATTTAAAAGGCGCGGCAATTCATCGTTACATTACGTATAGCGTATTGGACTTAAAATGGGCCAAGATGTTAGAATCCACTGGAAATGTCTATTGCTACTAACTATACACACATCTGTTATAGTGCCTTATGAGTAACGCCTGCTGAATATCCTTGCCAAGGTGTCGGATGATCCAGGAGGAAGGATCACATTATGCAGGGAGGGTGGCATTGAATATTGTCGCCACACCGCTTTGATCCGGGTAGTCTCAATTAAATCAGGGTTCCCTTGTTCTGGGCCTTGTCCACATTGTAGTTCTTCCACACAGCAATACAAGGGATAGCCAGGACGAGAATGGCAGTAGCCGAAATGCAGTTGTACTTCTGGCTGTATCCCCAAGCGTAGTTGATGGCATCGCGTGTCGCAGTACCAGGGGGGTACAGCAACTGAGTTTGTGATCCGCCAAGGTAAATTGTAGACCAGTTGCCAACCGTTTCCTGTGGAAGCCTGTCTTGAAGAGCATCAGGGAATGTGTTGGTGTAGATAGCGTTCGCGACAGCAAAGCCAACAGCTCCTCCAAGACTGGCAAACAAGTTGAGCATGGCCAGCATCATGGGTACGCCGTCACGATCAGCCGAGGCCATAACAGCCATATCCTCTCCAATAACAAGAGTACCGCCGGAAATGGCGATGAAAATTTGGCACATGATGATGTAGCCGATATCGGCATCTTGACCACGGAAGTGAATCATAAGACCAGCACCCAAAAACATGAGTGGGAggccaaagaagaggcaaGCGTACTTAAAGTGTTTGGTATAGCGGATGTAGGCTCCGAATACGACACCCCAGAAGCAGGAGCCGATGTTGTATATCTGTATCATGTACCCTGCATTGGAAATGTTCAGGTTGTAGACAACTTGGACATAATAGTAGAAGTACTGATCCCAAGAGTAGAAGCTGAACCAGAGAATAGCGGCGAGGAAGCAAGCTCCGAGTACAGTTCGGTTTCTCAGAAGCTCCCACCGAATAAAGTATTTCCGGGCACCAAACCTCTCCCAGGCGGCGAAGACAAAAAACATTATGATGCCGATGACGACCATGGCAATGAAACTTGCCGAGGAATAACCAGCACGGCCATTGCTAGCGAGGCTGAAAGGCAGAAGAAACAGTACAAAGGCTGCCATCAAAAGGAATGCACCAATGATGTCAAATTCGTGGAAATAGTAGATGATGGATTGAGCGATGGTGCGGCCGCTTGGGGTCTGTACAAACAGGCCCATTTTCTCCGCCTTCCTCTGGAAGAACTTGAAGACCACGGCCAGCGGGAACAGGACgaaagccatgatgatgcaaAAGGCACCAACCGCCCATCGCCAAGAGgccatggtgatgaaggACTGAGCCGCAAGAGGTCCCGTGAAGGCTGTGCAGATGAAAGGCGTACTGACAAAGGCAAAAGCGAAGCCGCGGTTACGCAGGCCAGATGTATCAGCAACGAAAACGTCCATGATGAAGTAAACAGCGCTATATCCGATGTAGTACAACACGTAGCCTGCGGCGTAACCGTCAGGGCCATTGCAAGAGGCGATTATGATCATACCCAATAGGTAGACGCTAACAAAGATAATGAAGCCCTCGGCTCTACCCCAAATGTTGAGAACCTTTGCAATAGGCAACTTAAGGACGCCGCCGACGACAGAGGATAGGATCTGGGCGGTGGCAATCTGGGGGGCTTGTTGGAAGTTCGAGTAGGCGTAGAAAGTGACGTTGTTGAGGATAGACTGCTGGAGGGCCAACATAAAAAAGCAGACCCAAATCCTGATTGAGTGTCAGTCCAATTTAGAAGTTAATCTCTGAATTAAGGCGATTTACCAAGCATAAGTGATGTAAACAGTCTTCTTGGACCAAACCAATGCTGCCGCCTCAGCCTTTTGAATACCGATCTGGGCGTCAGCTGTGACATGAGCGCCATTCTGGATAACCTCCTGCTCGTTCCTTTGTAGGAGGTCCAGGCTGTCGGCTGAGGTTCCGGAAGTCAGGACACCGTCTTTACCCGACAGGTTGGTGTGTTGAGTGGTCTCATCGGGACGGTCTGCGTTTTGGGCCATCGCGTCTTTGTGGCCGCGAATTCTCTCAAGGAAGCCCATAACGGCAAATTTTTGGAGAATTGCAATCGAAGATtgattgataagataagataaacaAGAACTACTGGGGTCTGGCATGCGGATCGGATCCAGGCCACGAGACACACAATATATATGTACATCTTCTCTGCGAGCGGCTGCAAACCCCCACCCGCAGATTAGATAACCAAGAAGTCGTACGAGAAGACATCGTGTGACAGCCAGTGCGATCGGTGGTAGAATGTGATGTTGGAGGGAAGGTTACATCTGAATCCTGGCCGGGAACAAGAGCTAATTAACAAGGGTGGGATCCGTCAGTTCCGATCCCTACTCTTGGCGGATCCATAGTTGTAAAATTTCAGCATGTACGGATAcaagagaggagaggagtGGTTTACTGGCTGACAACGGTCGGGTTGTAAGAGAGGAGTTCACTCCTAGTCGTTAGCTCCTCTCTTAGTTAATTCAGCGCTATGGCAGGCCACCATCGCCGTTGTGTGACGCGACAGCCAGCTGGGTTACTGAGGGGAAGTTAGTGTGTGACTGCTACTTATCTAATAATGCTCCTTGTTCCAAGCCATTCTGGTAGATTTGGCTGCGAAAGATGACTGGAAATTCGGCTGCGCCCTTTGATGCAGTGGTCAAGCACCTAGGCAAAGCCCCCGAGGTAACGCGAAAAGCAGTGGGTTTGAAACCCGGAAAGTAGGTAAgattatcttaatatataatattgttttagtaatataatattatatttattttttattacttaattaaatagaaagagtctaatttatttatacctAGGAGCCTAAGTATTtacttacttatattaatatactaaagctaaatataaataaaatataatttttttttattatacttatcttattatcttcttttatctggctttatttaattaaataaaagctaactatttatatatatttttaatatttagtatttaattatatatttatatttttataataatttaataaaaattaCTAAgagtatttattaattattcttataatagtataataataattattaataatatttattaattatttttttaattttttttctcccttattattagccttatataaggctattaagcttttttaacttttctataaaggcttaaataataagacccttataataggctattattataaaatttaaaattaaatatagtttatttaccttaatagtataattactactttaattaaatagtattaatactaattacCTTTTTATAACTAgtttaattcttttttttctttttacctaaagaaatattatatttagtctatttattatacttcttaaGTATATTTCTTAAATTAACTTCgagttataattattaatattaattataactactaatataatacttatatataataacctatagcctaattagggctattatataatttattataatcttcttaatataattaaactaatattaaaataagtaaaagctaaagattattatatattatataaaataattaaaactattaagATAAACTTCTCTTAGAGGGGcaaattaagcctaattaagataattatctttaaatataacttaattagcttaattagttgtataaatctaaattacctaagtaatataatatttctaacctagctaattagaaagctatttaaattaaaaaagctaaaaAAAAGCCTTATAGTAAGGCTAATCTCTTAAGGCAGAATAGGtagctttttatattatatttataggcttaGCCTAATATAAAAAGTGGCTTAAAAATAgaattattaatactaaataagtattttatatcttccctcttatataaaagtaatagGTTAGTTATAATCTAAGATTATAAGAGTAAAGCTAAGAgaatttatatataatattctaagataaatataagataaaggcagggtttagaaatttaaagaaattaagttaacttttatataaattaattagtaaaagttaaattactctttattaattaaatatatataatagggtatataagtaattaaccttatatataagaataaataaagtaaaactaataaaaaagcagtagtttaaactagaggttttatttataattaatataatattataaatattattttaatttttattttatttatttatttaaggtctaactattattaaaagttagtaatttaattttaaatataatataagtactTATTAAAATTTTATTACTAAGGTAAATTCTTTATGTAGTAGGATTTctattagtagttttttttctcttcttaccttattataaaagatataagctattatttttatatttattacttttttataagataagtaagtttaatactttataagtctatttataataattataatactattataaaagattttaattaagggttttttttaataataataatttaattataaagtctattataattaaactttataattCTTTTACTACCTCTAATAGTTATAGttctttatatagtttatattattatacctttatttttatatataggttatattacttaattattctttttatatcctttttttaaactttatatccttattataatagttatttaaGGGTCTTAGTAActtcttagtatttatataa encodes:
- a CDS encoding multidrug resistance protein 1, 2, 3, with protein sequence MSSGSPPTVPKGANLQLIQRIKKSIPATKQSFRKFFAFIHLLFSLGFTKLDVLLIAAGTFFAIASGIPFPLLGIVFGELINDLNTATCTDAASTSNNVTDNVRQKVLYVIYITIANFCFIYIHCSCWSYASERIARRYRRRYFQSIVRQDTAYIEGLPSGDVISRLVRDVEVVQSGTSEKVGILISTVSYFVTSYVVAFMKAPKIAGMLVSVVPCYFLMSYVGGYFIKKYTTRINTHVDAATTIASSSLSHLPLVYAFSSGDRLIKLFSDHLLESRKDALKKAGTHAVQLGLLYFVAYSSNALAFWAGSRQIAEAVESDQGSVSVGAVYTVIFVLIDASFILSQVAPFIHMFAAAAGASDRLQSVINRDSLIDGTSDKGDKSAPFGEEDIVFRDVHFSYPSRPDAPVLNGINLNIPPRQHTAIVGPSGGGKSTVVSLLERFYDPASGELLIGSHRFQDLNVKYLRGSIGYVQQEPTLFNRSILENIADGLMNSSNENHKELTSAVLGCALADLAASIRNGTPENEALKVHNHNVARVVELVRHAAASANALTFIETLPHGLATNTGSAGSQLSGGQKQRIALARALVREPSLLILDEATAALDSTSESLIHDALAKLQDRITMVSIAHRLATAKDAHKIVVIDKGKVVEQGPHTELVAKGGAYAKMVEFQNLDTLETPAKPEDSVSRDSRAIRNTSPDYGSKEMTVEDSAVKTPVEETKKETGSDKTVEESDKSTPPRWFTIKFAFALVRPNLGYLILGLSASVIIGGSYISEAVIFGHTVNSLSPCGGADKIRHGGQLYGLLFFIMALVEFSANVVGGCAFGWAAEKILTRIRILSLQSLLSQTIRWHGMDDRTPGTLISYIVSDASSLSNITGSTVGLILAAAVNLVAGLVVSFVLAWKIAIVLAPCIPVLLVSGIMKLRTQAKFAERHQKAFAEATSITVEAIDNIRIVSAFSLETESNVRYEHALREPYHETLRSIAYSNVFLALAFSISNLVYALAYWWGTRQVVAGLYSQTQFFIILPALLFSTQSCSQMFALAPDISKAGLAAANITKLLTTRSADDELNPQSPGQKHSAYKLLLSEESHDTEAADSSVPVSSGSGMNVQLRDIHFEYPSRPGHPVLCGVNLNIQAGQFCALAGPSGSGKSTIFAILERFYRPNRGAVVMDGIDITRQLGTEFRDDIALVPQENVLFEGSVTFNLGLGARPGHQPSQEDIEEACRAASIHEVIMSLPQGYDTPCSHDGKQFSGGQRQRLSIARALLRRPRLLLLDESTSALDGESERRIQDSLMALRGRTTIIAIAHRLNTIQHADCIYLIEAGQCVEQGTHLELIERSETYRSSVIQQSIQS